A single genomic interval of Brevibacillus brevis harbors:
- a CDS encoding GntR family transcriptional regulator gives MTQSLVRLNADFPIPIHVQIKEQLKLLIGLGHLQPGEMLPPAAQLADQLQVNRNTINAVYTQLRDEGLVHMQKGRGTSIADQPAITAFRMRQQSLFDHAKTIMTEAQQLPFSLDELMLASIAYGHLFLSRSKKEARWLLVECHEHDHPFYRRKIEEIIGQPIQVAYLENHSDVLPALQDADQIVTTVNHAEEVKELAARYHKSVLIIGANAQTSTLLEIARLEAGRTVGFVCLGKKGGEWMAGRVQEAGIEQIQHMTAGFADERSLQQIIHDSDLLYASAAVYDQLLALAPDKTRLYPMLLEQSSEALLKEASNLLAH, from the coding sequence ATGACTCAATCACTTGTGCGGCTAAATGCGGACTTTCCAATCCCGATCCATGTGCAAATCAAAGAACAATTGAAGCTTCTCATTGGCCTAGGCCACCTTCAACCGGGGGAAATGCTTCCACCTGCTGCCCAATTAGCCGATCAGTTGCAAGTCAACCGCAACACCATTAATGCTGTATACACACAGCTACGGGATGAAGGGCTCGTCCATATGCAAAAGGGTCGCGGTACTTCTATCGCAGACCAACCTGCGATTACTGCCTTTCGCATGCGTCAGCAATCGCTTTTTGATCACGCCAAAACAATCATGACCGAGGCACAGCAGCTCCCGTTTTCGCTGGATGAGCTTATGCTTGCTTCGATTGCTTACGGACATTTGTTTCTTTCCCGCTCCAAAAAAGAAGCTCGATGGCTCTTGGTGGAATGTCACGAGCATGATCATCCTTTTTATCGTAGGAAAATAGAAGAGATCATCGGTCAGCCCATTCAGGTTGCCTATCTTGAAAACCATTCAGATGTCCTCCCTGCCTTACAAGATGCCGACCAAATTGTCACCACCGTCAACCATGCAGAGGAAGTAAAAGAATTAGCTGCTCGTTATCATAAATCAGTTCTCATTATTGGAGCAAATGCCCAGACGAGCACGCTTCTGGAGATCGCTCGCTTGGAGGCAGGCCGTACAGTTGGGTTTGTTTGTCTCGGAAAAAAGGGCGGGGAATGGATGGCGGGCCGTGTACAAGAGGCAGGTATCGAACAGATTCAACATATGACCGCGGGATTCGCTGATGAACGCTCCTTGCAGCAGATTATTCACGATTCTGACCTGCTCTATGCCTCCGCTGCGGTATATGATCAGCTCCTCGCGTTAGCTCCGGACAAAACACGTCTCTACCCGATGCTGTTGGAGCAAAGCAGCGAGGCACTACTAAAAGAAGCGAGCAACCTCCTCGCACACTAA